From the Thermodesulfobacteriota bacterium genome, one window contains:
- a CDS encoding chemotaxis protein CheW, producing MSTILQLVGFKVDKEFFGVPIEKVKEIVRVPDITAVPDTPDFLEGVINLRGRIVPVVDMRTRIGLPTMERVRTNRVLILDIDGRTVGLIVDSASEILKLPDEQIESTPELVSSVGAEYVTAVGKLDDKLIVLVDITRLLSADEMGGLDAVRRRAELTASTGKEAIGGKSGKALEEGTGQQA from the coding sequence ATGTCAACGATTCTGCAACTTGTAGGGTTCAAGGTGGATAAGGAGTTCTTCGGGGTCCCCATCGAGAAGGTAAAGGAGATCGTGAGGGTCCCGGATATAACGGCGGTGCCCGACACCCCGGACTTCCTCGAGGGTGTCATTAACTTAAGGGGACGGATAGTGCCGGTGGTGGACATGAGGACCCGCATAGGGCTGCCGACAATGGAGAGGGTCAGGACCAACAGGGTCCTCATACTCGATATCGACGGCAGGACCGTGGGGCTCATAGTGGACTCGGCTTCCGAGATACTGAAGCTCCCGGACGAACAGATAGAGAGCACCCCGGAGCTTGTCTCTTCGGTGGGCGCCGAGTACGTTACGGCCGTCGGCAAGCTCGACGACAAGCTCATAGTGCTCGTGGATATCACCCGGCTCCTCAGCGCAGACGAGATGGGCGGGCTCGATGCGGTCCGGAGGAGGGCCGAGCTCACCGCTTCCACCGGCAAGGAAGC